Below is a window of Aerococcus viridans DNA.
TCGTTTTGCAATAAGGGTTGGCATTACAAGATATAATGCAAAAAGGGCAATCACTAATACCGCACCCATACTTGAAATTTTCTTCATGTCTTTCCTCCTAATTTTGACAATAAAAAACGTCCTACTCTAAACTGTAGGACGCTAGGTCCCACATAGTTGATTGGTAAATCATTACTATCATGTCTATGTGGGGGGTTATTTTGAAAGGCTCAAATTTTTCTCCACATAAATACAGTCCAGAAAACTGAAGTTGTATCTATGCGCACTCGTGCAGATACAACTAATTCATGTGGCTTTGCCAGTATTTCATTGTTTGCACAGTAGTTAACATTTGAGTGGCTCCCTTCGTCTTTGAAATCTCGTTAAACAAATATTAACAAATCATGAGAAAAATGACAAGCATAATATCTGAAAAATGACAATTTCTGCCTAGAAAAAATTTTGTCAGCGAAAAATCGCCTTTTTTGCCAAAATTGCCAATTACCCTTATAATGAAATGCTAGGAAGGTGGTGCTTACATGTCATTTGACGGTATGTTTACCCATGCATTAATTAAAGAATTAAACACAACATTTGCGGGCGGACGCATTCATAAAATCCAACAGCCATACGAGATGGAATTGGTCTTAACAATCCGCGCAAATCGCAAAAACCACAAATTATTGATTTCAGCCCATCCAAGTTTTGGGCGTATCCAAGTTACAGAACAAGCTTATAATAACCCGGAAACCCCACCAAACTTTACTATGGTATTGCGTAAGTACGTTGAAGGGAACATTATTGATAGCATTGAACAGTACGATAATGACCGAATTATCCTCTTCAATTTAACTAGACGAGATGAATTAGGTGACGCCAGCCAACAACAATTAATCGTTGAAATTATGGGCCGTCATTCAAATATCTTCTTATTAGATAAGGATAAAAAAATTATTGATGCCATCAAACATGTACCCATGTATCAAAATACCTTTAGAACGATTTTACCTGGGGCGACTTACCAACTGCCGCCAAATCAAAACCAGGTTAACCCCTTTAAGGTTGGCGAAAACTTTGAATCTGACAAGTCCTTAATGACAGCTAAATTCTTACAGAGTCAACTTATGGGATTAGGCCGTGACTCAGCAATTGAATTAGCAAGTTTAATTGAAAAAGATCAACGCAAACCTTTTCAAGTGATTCAAGACTTCTGTGCAGGCTTTGAAAATCCAAATCCAACCTTAGTAGTTCAAGAGGATAAGCAACATTTCTTAGCCTTCCCTTACACGACAATTTCAGGGGAAGAAAGTCATTATGACGATTTGAGTGGCTTATTAACAGCTTATTATGCAGAGAAAAGTAAGCAAGATTATGTCCGGCAAGTGGGTAATGCTATTATTCAAGTCGTTGAGAAGAATCTGGCTCACCAACATAAACGGTTGGCAAATTTAAACCAAGACTTGGAGAAATCCGCTAAGGCCGATACTTTCCAGTTAAAAGGTGAATTATTGACAACCTTCCTTTATCAAATTGAAAAAGGTCAAACTGAGGTGACATTAGCCAACTACTACGACAATGATCAACCCATTACCATTAGTTTAGACCCTGCCTTGACACCGTCACAAAATGCGCAGAAATACTACCATAAGTATAATAAACTACGGAATGCTATTAATCATATCGAAAAACAAAAAGCCGTTGCTGAAGCTGAAATCCAGTATTTGGAATCTATCCAAACCCAATTGAACTTCGCGGAACCAAACGAATTAGCGGATATACGGGATGAATTAATTGACCAAGGTTATCTTAAAAAGCAAAAGCAAGATAAGAAAAAACGGTCAAATAATGCCTCAGCTAAACCGCGTGAATATGAAACTGCGGAGGGTAACCGGATTTTAGTTGGAAGAAACAACAAACAAAACGACCAATTAACCATGCGTCAGGCCAATAAAAACCACTTTTGGTTCCATACCAAGGATATTCCTGGTTCACACGTTATTTTAGAAACCAGTGACCCTAGTGAAGCTGAAATCACCCAAGCAGCTGAATTAGCCGCAGCCTTTTCAAAATATAGCCACTCCAATAATGTGCCCGTTGATTACACGCAAGTAAAACACGTGAAAAAACCAAATGGAAGTAAACCTGGATTCGTGAATTATTTTGAACAAAAAACGATCTTTGTCACACCAACAAAAATCGTTTAAGTGTCGATATTAAAAACTCATCACTAAATATGCAAAAAGACCGATTGGCAGATTGCTCACCCCCTAGCTAGCTCGCAAGGGTAGTCATCAAACCAGTCGGTCTTTTTTCTACATATATTTTCTAAATAATCCGTTTATAAGCGTGTTTCTTCACCTGACAGGTAAATTTTGGTAATTGATAAATTTCCCCATCACAGTTCAGAACCATCGGGCTGCCATCCTTACTGGCATAAACCACTTCATCACATAATACATTACGTAGCTCTTCCAAATCTTCATGGTTTCCAGCGAAAAACTTGTATAGGACAGTCCATATTTTATGCATAGGCATAGTTTTTACATAAACCAATTCTAGAAGGCCGTCATTCACTTGACCATCAGGGTTGATCTTGAAACCTCCACCATACATAACCCCATTGCATAATGCGGCCAGAATATATGGTCCCTCCATCAGCTTCAACTCTGCCCCTTTTTTTCTGGCTGTTAGGCGAATATCGAATGCCGTACCTGCTTGTAAGGCCTTTGGAACCGAAGCCATGTAGGCGAATTTTTGCAAGAATTTATGCTTTTCTTTAAAGTCATTGGCTTGAAAAACAACATTCGCATCGGCGCCAACACTCAAAATATTCATAGTATACAAGTCTAATTCAGGAATATAAATAGCATCCGTTTTGCTCGTTTTACCCTTAAAAATATGGTCAATCTGGTCTTTAACCGAACGGTTGCCATATAAGCCAGTATATAAGTCATTCCCAGTACCTAAGGGCAAGATAGCAAAAGTAAGCGCAGTATCTATCATCAAATTCCCGATTGAATGGACAGTTCCATCCCCACCACAGGCAACAGCTATCCCATCTCGATATTTTTCTGAAAAACGGTCAATCAAAAATTGGCTAGACGCCTTTGATGTCGAATACACTAAAAAGATATCGTCTTTATTCAATCCTGCTTTTGAAGCCCGGTCTAATACCAATGCATTTATATCGGCCTTCTTCTTTTTCCCAGCAGCTTGGTTAAAAATAAATAAGAAACCCTTATTTCCCATGTTTGACACCTCATTTATCTTATTACGTGTATGATTGTGCCCTCTATTATACCAAATACTAGGCTATTAGACGAATATTGGTCAGAATTTTCACATTCATCGAATGTACGTTTGTGTTGACCGAACGTATGTGCTATACTGATTATAAATAAAGCGTGAATAGTTAGAACTCATAACCCACAAAAAAGGAGTACAGCTAATGAAAGAGCGTCATCTACAAATTCTAAAATGCATCTATTCAAACATTCAAAGTCAAGGTTTCCCCCCAACAGTAAGGGAAATCTGTGAAGCCGTGAACCTATCTTCAACTTCTACAGTCCATGGCCACCTTTCTCAATTAGAAAAGCAAGGTTATCTACTTCGGAACGCGACTAAACCGCGTGCTATGGAAATCACAGACAAAGGCTTGGAGTTGCTAGGTGTATCTAGTCAAGGTATTCCAATGATTGGTACGGTAACTGCCGGTCAACCAATTACTGCCGTTGAAGAAATTGAAGATTATTTCCCTATTCCACCTACTTTGAAGAACCAATCAGATTCCCTATTTATGTTGAAAATACGTGGTGATTCAATGATTGAAGCAGGTATCTTAGATGGCGACTTCGTTATCGTTCGTCAAGAATCATCTGCCAAAAATGGTGATATTGTAATCGCCATGACAGACGAAGGTGAAGCTACCTGTAAACGATTCTTTAAAGAGGATGGGTATATTCGCCTACAACCAGAAAACCATAGCTTAGAGCCTATTATTTTACCAGACGTGCAAATTTTAGGACGCGTAATCAGTTTATTTAGAGAACATACTTATTAATTCCTTATACCATGGTGGCATCCATTATCCGATGATCATCATGGCTTTTTTGTGCCTTCAAATTAACCAGGTCGATGCCTATACGACAATCACCTTTTTGCATTTTTGAAATATCCGCTATACTAATTGGAAGAGATATTCCAAATTGAAGGAGCAAAGTATATGAAGCAATATATCGTCGATGCATTTGCAGAACAATTATTTGAAGATAATCCTGCTGCTGTCTGTATCTTAGACAAGTGGTTACCAGAAGACTTGATGATTAACATCACAAAGGAAAATAACCTGTCAGAAACAGCCTTCGCGATTAAAGAAGCTGGCAACTACCATTTACGTTGGTTTACCCCCGGCGGTGAAATTGACCTTTATGGACATGCGACACTTGCGACAGCTTTCGTCATCATGAACTATATCGATTCAAGTTTAAAGCAAGTTTCCTTTGATCCACTTAGTGGCCAATTAACAGTAACACGTGATGGTGATCAATACGTCATGGCCTTCCCGTCTTATAAATTGCAATCTATCCCTGTAAGTGAAGCAATGGTAGCTGTACTAGGCGTAAGTCCTAAAGAAGCTTGGGCGGGACCGTAAGATGTTCTGTTAGTGAAGATCAGGTCACCTTGGCCGGGGCTGCCGTCTTATGAGCTGAATCTGAATTGAATATTACCGCCTAATGATGATTGTTCGACCAAAATGCTATTCTTTATGCAAAAAAAACATGACCAAATCTCGCCCTATGGGGATTTGGTCATGTTTTCTGTTATTTTACTACTTCATACTAGTAGTGCATTAATGAGAATACGTCAGTACCAGCGATTTTTTCTCTGGCTTTGAATTCATCTAATTCTACTAAGAAGGCTGCACCAACAACTTCGCCACCTAATTTTTCAATTAATGACACACAAGCTTCGATGGTACCACCAGTTGCCAATAAGTCATCTGCAATTAGAACTTTATCGCCCGGTTTAATCGCATCTTTATGGATTTGTAGGGTTGATTGACCGTACTCCAAACCGTAATCGATTGATTCAATTTCACGAGGTAATTTACCTTTTTTACGTGCAGGAACGAAGCCAATATTTAATGCATAAGCAACTGGACAACCAACAATAAATCCGCGGGCTTCTGGTCCGACAACCACATCTACATCTTTTTCACGTGCAAATTCCACGATTTCATTAATTGCTTCGTGGAAGGCTGGGCCATTCCCCATCAAAGGTGTGATATCTCTAAATAAGATATCTTTCTCTGGGAAGTCCTGTACGTCTGCAATATATTGTTTAAAATCCATTATTTTCCTCCTGAATAGAAATAATCTTTAATCATTTTAACATCATTATACCGTAAAAGTCGTTCATTATTGATTTGGGTCTCCCAATCGGCCATGGTTTGAGTTGCCAATAAGTCTACCTTCTCATTTACCGGTAAGGTCACTAAATCCGTATTATGCCATTTAACCAATTCCGCTTCTTCTAGGACTTTCACCATTAAATCAAGCTTCACCTTAGAAATCTTGAAGAAGTCCGCCAGCGCCTGTTCCTTACCCGCGAGTGGAACAGTTCCGTGGCCTTGTAAGTATTTATATAATTGGCCGAACTCTTGCCGGGTTGGTTTTCCAACCATGTAGGCATTAACTGCAGAATAAGCATAAACATAAATATTATCAATTGCCGCTTGGTTTATCAAGTCTTTAACTGCTGATAAGTCCTTTGGAATATCGAAAATGACCAAGCTTTCCTTACTAGCAAGCACCGATTCTTTTTCAAGTATTTGACCAATCTCACTGGTCATGATGGCCTCACTTGTAAAAGGAATTTCGTCTTTATAAGCCTTGAAAAACGGCGCATTTTCAAAGATATAAGTGGCATTTTCAATCGACATGATTTGATTACGCTCGCGCATATTTCGCAAGTCAAAAATACTTTTACTAGACTGGCGAATATCCTTGATTTGAGCTTGCGGTGATTGGTTCCCGTTCCATGCGTTGATGGACAAGGTGACTACCACATCGATTGGTTCGTTCGCTACTAATTGTTTGGCTAAGGCGCCAGATTTAAAAGCAATCATACTTGTTTTGACATCTGCATCTGCTACTGTCAGTTTCAAAGTATTCTTGTCCTTCCCAATCAATTGGATTTGTGATAATTGGACGTCCTTTATTAAAAACAAGGGTTGTCGGTTATCGGTACCAAAGGGTTTAATTGGG
It encodes the following:
- a CDS encoding NFACT RNA binding domain-containing protein translates to MSFDGMFTHALIKELNTTFAGGRIHKIQQPYEMELVLTIRANRKNHKLLISAHPSFGRIQVTEQAYNNPETPPNFTMVLRKYVEGNIIDSIEQYDNDRIILFNLTRRDELGDASQQQLIVEIMGRHSNIFLLDKDKKIIDAIKHVPMYQNTFRTILPGATYQLPPNQNQVNPFKVGENFESDKSLMTAKFLQSQLMGLGRDSAIELASLIEKDQRKPFQVIQDFCAGFENPNPTLVVQEDKQHFLAFPYTTISGEESHYDDLSGLLTAYYAEKSKQDYVRQVGNAIIQVVEKNLAHQHKRLANLNQDLEKSAKADTFQLKGELLTTFLYQIEKGQTEVTLANYYDNDQPITISLDPALTPSQNAQKYYHKYNKLRNAINHIEKQKAVAEAEIQYLESIQTQLNFAEPNELADIRDELIDQGYLKKQKQDKKKRSNNASAKPREYETAEGNRILVGRNNKQNDQLTMRQANKNHFWFHTKDIPGSHVILETSDPSEAEITQAAELAAAFSKYSHSNNVPVDYTQVKHVKKPNGSKPGFVNYFEQKTIFVTPTKIV
- a CDS encoding diacylglycerol/lipid kinase family protein; the protein is MGNKGFLFIFNQAAGKKKKADINALVLDRASKAGLNKDDIFLVYSTSKASSQFLIDRFSEKYRDGIAVACGGDGTVHSIGNLMIDTALTFAILPLGTGNDLYTGLYGNRSVKDQIDHIFKGKTSKTDAIYIPELDLYTMNILSVGADANVVFQANDFKEKHKFLQKFAYMASVPKALQAGTAFDIRLTARKKGAELKLMEGPYILAALCNGVMYGGGFKINPDGQVNDGLLELVYVKTMPMHKIWTVLYKFFAGNHEDLEELRNVLCDEVVYASKDGSPMVLNCDGEIYQLPKFTCQVKKHAYKRII
- a CDS encoding adenine phosphoribosyltransferase; this translates as MDFKQYIADVQDFPEKDILFRDITPLMGNGPAFHEAINEIVEFAREKDVDVVVGPEARGFIVGCPVAYALNIGFVPARKKGKLPREIESIDYGLEYGQSTLQIHKDAIKPGDKVLIADDLLATGGTIEACVSLIEKLGGEVVGAAFLVELDEFKAREKIAGTDVFSLMHY
- the lexA gene encoding transcriptional repressor LexA — translated: MKERHLQILKCIYSNIQSQGFPPTVREICEAVNLSSTSTVHGHLSQLEKQGYLLRNATKPRAMEITDKGLELLGVSSQGIPMIGTVTAGQPITAVEEIEDYFPIPPTLKNQSDSLFMLKIRGDSMIEAGILDGDFVIVRQESSAKNGDIVIAMTDEGEATCKRFFKEDGYIRLQPENHSLEPIILPDVQILGRVISLFREHTY
- a CDS encoding PhzF family phenazine biosynthesis protein, which codes for MKQYIVDAFAEQLFEDNPAAVCILDKWLPEDLMINITKENNLSETAFAIKEAGNYHLRWFTPGGEIDLYGHATLATAFVIMNYIDSSLKQVSFDPLSGQLTVTRDGDQYVMAFPSYKLQSIPVSEAMVAVLGVSPKEAWAGP